The Sandaracinaceae bacterium genome has a window encoding:
- a CDS encoding serine/threonine-protein kinase encodes MVRPPPRVPRPAIGPRAGEWIWRHGRSTLAFGAQAGLAQRGPGGRMFEVGEKIDDVEIVARLRAGGMAALYLGRRQGAGGFSKDIAIKVIHTHLASDQSFVEMFVDEARLSARIDHPNVVRVESLRQHKGAYCLLMEFVHGTSLSQMMGTLKKRDMRFSPELAVAITTRVADGLHAAHELLNPDGTAAGVVHRDVSPANVLVGYRGDVKLIDFGIAKATQRLHQTEAAGLKGKIAYMSPEQAFGRDVDRRTDVYALGIVLWEMLTMRRLFKADNDLRLLDMVRDPKVVPPSALVPDLPPALDRVILETLAGDRERRPTTARDFRYRLLDALPSAAAIDPLQISAVICDVMSEKIAEDREILSISSFNSLPTTSEKESVTVSRLLRPVGSEVNIDLDQLGSSAQDLAAGMDFVPTGERPAPPALLPQTSEVMMTPTGVPQGKKRKILPLVLGVAAGLGLAAGGVVGLTYALFSGEESRAQAEEPSATLPETAAETTTPALPPTPETIGTAPDPDPVVEAPEVEAEPPEEQLADAEEIADEEPEESAAASRRARRDRAARRANRRGRALATSAGGGSDTPTAGGGSTQSPSQGGSSQGSSGGTPSRGSSGRSGPTKIIRSANF; translated from the coding sequence ATGGTTCGCCCACCACCGCGCGTACCTCGTCCGGCGATCGGCCCGCGAGCCGGTGAATGGATCTGGCGGCACGGACGAAGTACTCTAGCCTTCGGTGCCCAAGCTGGACTGGCTCAGCGCGGTCCAGGAGGTCGCATGTTCGAGGTAGGCGAAAAGATCGACGACGTAGAGATCGTCGCGCGCTTGAGGGCGGGCGGTATGGCCGCGCTCTACCTGGGGCGTCGCCAAGGCGCCGGGGGCTTCTCCAAGGACATCGCCATCAAGGTGATCCACACGCACCTCGCGTCGGATCAGTCCTTCGTGGAGATGTTCGTGGACGAGGCTCGGCTGAGCGCGCGCATCGACCATCCCAACGTCGTCCGCGTGGAGTCGCTGCGGCAGCACAAGGGCGCGTACTGCCTGCTGATGGAGTTCGTGCACGGCACGTCCCTGTCGCAGATGATGGGCACGCTCAAGAAGCGCGACATGCGGTTCTCTCCTGAGCTCGCCGTCGCGATCACGACCCGGGTGGCCGATGGTCTGCACGCGGCGCACGAGCTGCTCAACCCGGACGGCACCGCGGCCGGGGTCGTGCACCGGGACGTGAGCCCCGCGAACGTGCTCGTGGGCTACCGCGGCGACGTCAAGCTCATCGACTTCGGAATCGCCAAGGCGACGCAGCGTCTCCATCAGACCGAGGCGGCGGGGCTCAAGGGCAAGATCGCCTACATGTCGCCCGAGCAGGCGTTCGGGCGCGACGTGGATCGGCGCACCGACGTGTACGCGCTCGGCATCGTCCTCTGGGAGATGTTGACCATGCGCCGCCTGTTCAAGGCGGACAACGACCTGCGCCTGCTCGACATGGTGCGCGACCCGAAGGTCGTCCCGCCGAGCGCGCTGGTGCCCGATCTGCCGCCCGCGCTGGACCGCGTGATCCTCGAGACCCTCGCCGGCGACCGCGAGCGGCGACCGACCACGGCCCGCGACTTCCGCTACCGGCTGCTCGACGCGCTGCCGTCGGCCGCGGCCATCGACCCGCTCCAGATCTCCGCCGTGATCTGTGACGTGATGAGCGAGAAGATCGCCGAGGACCGCGAGATCCTCTCCATCTCGTCGTTCAACTCGCTCCCGACCACCTCCGAGAAGGAGTCGGTGACGGTGTCCCGGCTGCTCCGGCCGGTGGGCTCCGAGGTCAACATCGACCTCGACCAACTGGGCTCGAGCGCGCAGGATCTCGCGGCGGGCATGGACTTCGTGCCCACCGGGGAGCGCCCCGCTCCGCCGGCGCTGCTCCCCCAGACGTCCGAGGTCATGATGACCCCGACGGGCGTGCCGCAGGGCAAGAAGCGGAAGATCCTCCCGCTCGTGCTCGGCGTGGCGGCCGGCCTCGGCCTCGCGGCCGGCGGGGTCGTCGGCCTCACGTACGCGCTCTTCAGCGGCGAGGAGTCGCGCGCGCAGGCCGAGGAGCCGAGCGCGACCCTTCCCGAGACCGCGGCCGAGACGACCACCCCCGCGCTCCCGCCGACGCCGGAGACCATCGGCACGGCGCCAGACCCCGATCCCGTCGTCGAGGCGCCCGAGGTCGAGGCGGAGCCGCCGGAAGAGCAGCTGGCCGATGCCGAAGAGATCGCCGACGAGGAGCCCGAGGAGTCGGCTGCCGCGTCGCGGCGGGCTCGCCGGGATCGGGCCGCGAGGCGCGCGAACCGGCGGGGGAGGGCCCTCGCGACCAGCGCCGGGGGTGGCTCCGACACGCCGACGGCGGGCGGAGGGTCGACGCAGTCCCCCTCGCAGGGCGGCTCGAGCCAGGGCTCGTCCGGTGGGACGCCGTCCCGCGGCTCGAGCGGCCGCAGCGGCCCGACGAAGATCATCCGCTCCGCGAACTTCTGA
- a CDS encoding putative metal-binding motif-containing protein, with protein sequence MSTRLVALASFALGCSFFVVGCGGEVTAECASDSECEDSYLCLAGRCHPQLGDCRDNDGDGFREGSRCPAGEIIDCNDENAAINPDATEICGNGVDDNCFAGEDEGCPCDSVMTGSTRDCGLGRCAGVQTCTAETSWGQCVPLISPEPENCGPDGMGDGVDDDCDGEVDDGCLECPEREDGMGDEVACFDDAGATAYCSSNGTCR encoded by the coding sequence ATGTCAACTCGTCTCGTGGCCCTCGCGTCATTCGCGCTCGGGTGTTCTTTCTTTGTCGTGGGCTGCGGTGGCGAGGTCACGGCGGAGTGCGCGAGCGACTCCGAGTGCGAGGACTCCTATCTCTGCCTCGCCGGCCGGTGTCACCCGCAGCTGGGCGACTGCCGCGACAACGACGGCGACGGCTTCCGCGAGGGCTCGCGCTGCCCCGCCGGCGAGATCATCGACTGCAACGACGAGAACGCCGCCATCAACCCCGACGCCACCGAGATCTGCGGAAACGGTGTGGACGACAACTGCTTCGCGGGTGAGGACGAGGGCTGCCCGTGTGACTCGGTCATGACGGGGAGCACGCGGGACTGCGGCCTGGGGCGATGCGCCGGCGTGCAGACCTGCACGGCCGAGACGAGCTGGGGTCAGTGCGTGCCGCTCATCAGCCCGGAGCCGGAGAACTGCGGACCGGACGGCATGGGCGACGGCGTCGACGACGACTGCGACGGCGAGGTGGACGACGGCTGCCTCGAGTGCCCGGAGCGCGAAGACGGAATGGGCGACGAGGTCGCGTGCTTCGACGACGCGGGCGCCACGGCCTACTGCAGCTCGAACGGCACGTGCCGCTGA
- a CDS encoding ABC transporter ATP-binding protein: MSEAGLRIRFSDVGKAYRRRHLKSFLLKDILRGLAREEDETDKFWALRHVDFEVREGEMVAVLGQNGSGKSTTLSLVAGASHPTEGRVSVRGRVAPMLALGVGFEPDMTAPENAYVNASLLGVSREELSERLEVILRFAELGDFVDTPVRHFSTGMTARLGFAVAMHVDADILLVDEVLAVGDGAFQTKCLARIRELHAECRTMMFVTHDLAAAREICTRGIWIRDGEIAIDAPIEECLTEYQAYLDAKG, translated from the coding sequence ATGTCTGAGGCGGGGCTCCGCATCCGCTTCAGCGACGTGGGCAAGGCGTACCGGCGCCGTCACCTCAAGTCGTTCCTGCTGAAGGACATCCTCCGCGGGCTCGCGCGCGAGGAGGACGAGACGGACAAGTTCTGGGCCCTGCGCCACGTCGACTTCGAGGTTCGGGAGGGCGAGATGGTCGCGGTCCTGGGCCAGAACGGCAGCGGCAAGAGCACCACGCTCTCGCTCGTGGCCGGCGCGAGCCACCCGACCGAAGGCCGCGTGTCGGTCCGCGGCCGCGTCGCCCCGATGCTCGCGCTCGGCGTGGGGTTCGAGCCCGACATGACCGCGCCCGAGAACGCCTACGTCAACGCGAGCCTGCTCGGCGTCTCCCGCGAAGAGCTGAGCGAGCGGCTCGAGGTGATCCTGCGCTTCGCGGAGCTCGGCGACTTCGTCGACACCCCCGTCCGGCACTTCTCGACGGGCATGACGGCGCGCCTCGGCTTCGCCGTCGCGATGCACGTCGACGCGGACATCTTGCTCGTCGACGAGGTCCTCGCCGTCGGCGATGGTGCGTTCCAGACCAAGTGCCTCGCGCGCATCCGCGAGCTCCACGCGGAGTGCCGCACGATGATGTTCGTCACCCACGACCTCGCCGCGGCGCGCGAGATCTGCACGCGCGGCATCTGGATCCGGGACGGCGAGATCGCCATCGACGCGCCCATCGAGGAGTGCCTGACCGAGTACCAGGCCTACCTCGACGCCAAAGGCTGA
- a CDS encoding ABC transporter permease, which produces MSSAPPSAWLHRTPRGTFVGDEDGQPARLGGATRLVDQLWRFRDTLYVFAASKFRAAHRAQMLGLIWPIAYPTVLMIVMSVVFGVVFKTDIEGYPVLLMLGLVPWHFLSHAWTSGMHALLVHAEIVKRTAVPPWVIITGTVLSDLYNLGFSSLSILPLIAVYPESFHVSLALLWLPAIVVALVAFGLGLGLSSGVLNVIFRDTGYIVDSILIALFWATPIIYPMSRVPGIGHTLMHLNPMATIVEAVRVIVIEGTSPPDNILIALFGGSFGVLLFGVVVYRLFAPVVSDHV; this is translated from the coding sequence ATGAGCAGTGCCCCGCCGTCTGCCTGGCTGCATCGCACGCCGCGCGGGACCTTCGTCGGAGACGAGGACGGTCAGCCCGCCCGACTCGGCGGCGCCACCCGGCTCGTCGATCAGCTGTGGCGCTTCCGCGACACGCTCTACGTCTTCGCGGCGAGCAAGTTCCGCGCGGCGCACCGCGCCCAGATGCTCGGGCTGATCTGGCCGATCGCGTATCCGACAGTGCTCATGATCGTGATGAGCGTGGTCTTCGGCGTCGTCTTCAAGACCGACATCGAGGGCTATCCGGTCCTCCTCATGCTCGGCCTGGTGCCCTGGCACTTCCTCAGCCACGCGTGGACGAGCGGGATGCACGCGCTGCTGGTGCACGCGGAGATCGTCAAGCGCACCGCGGTGCCGCCCTGGGTGATCATCACGGGCACCGTCCTGAGCGACCTCTACAACCTCGGGTTCAGCTCCCTGAGCATCCTGCCGCTCATCGCGGTCTACCCGGAGTCGTTCCACGTCTCGCTCGCGCTCTTGTGGCTGCCCGCCATCGTGGTCGCCCTCGTCGCCTTCGGGCTGGGGCTCGGGCTCTCGAGCGGCGTCCTGAACGTGATCTTCCGCGACACCGGCTACATCGTCGACTCCATCCTCATCGCGCTCTTCTGGGCCACGCCCATCATCTATCCGATGAGCCGGGTGCCGGGCATCGGGCACACCCTCATGCATCTCAACCCGATGGCCACCATCGTCGAGGCGGTGCGGGTGATCGTGATCGAGGGCACCTCGCCACCCGACAACATCCTCATCGCGCTCTTCGGGGGGTCGTTCGGGGTCCTGCTCTTCGGAGTGGTCGTCTACCGCCTGTTCGCTCCCGTGGTGAGCGACCATGTCTGA
- a CDS encoding glycosyltransferase — MRDRARVRALARLQAQVRHGPDEASQARRSLPSALQRLVRRAVAPVRVPGQATATIPLDARPAPRRAETSEGPPRASIVIPSRGAPTLAQCLAAIASHTRVPHEVIVVDDAAPSPLCGARTRLAARRGFPGAVNRGAQLARADALVILNDDVVVTPGWLTQLLAALELPKAGLVGPATNDSGDAATEPARYRDLEGLLAHARSREGAPREVEKLSLLCAAMRRETFEALGGLDEGYGLGMFEDDELCMSLRRRRLRVLLAPSAFVHHHGSATFGRMPDATRIARFLINRRRFERRWGVRWRAPTV, encoded by the coding sequence TTGCGCGACCGGGCCCGGGTGCGCGCGCTGGCGCGCCTGCAAGCGCAGGTCCGCCATGGGCCCGACGAGGCGAGCCAGGCGCGGCGTTCGCTGCCCTCTGCGCTCCAGCGGCTCGTGCGTCGCGCCGTCGCGCCGGTGCGGGTGCCCGGCCAGGCGACCGCCACGATCCCGCTCGACGCCCGCCCGGCCCCGCGCCGCGCCGAGACCTCGGAGGGGCCACCGCGCGCGTCGATCGTGATCCCGAGCCGGGGCGCGCCGACCCTCGCGCAGTGCCTGGCCGCGATCGCGTCCCACACCCGCGTGCCGCACGAGGTGATCGTGGTCGACGACGCGGCGCCCTCCCCGCTCTGTGGCGCGCGGACGCGGCTGGCGGCTCGACGCGGCTTCCCTGGCGCGGTCAATCGAGGCGCGCAGCTCGCCCGCGCCGACGCGCTGGTGATCTTGAACGACGACGTCGTCGTCACGCCCGGCTGGCTGACGCAGCTCCTCGCCGCGCTCGAGCTCCCGAAGGCGGGGCTGGTCGGCCCGGCCACCAACGACAGCGGGGACGCGGCGACGGAGCCCGCCCGCTATCGCGACCTCGAGGGCCTGCTCGCCCACGCGCGGAGCCGAGAGGGCGCGCCGCGCGAGGTGGAGAAGCTCAGCCTGCTGTGCGCGGCGATGCGGCGCGAGACCTTCGAGGCGCTCGGCGGGCTCGACGAGGGCTACGGGCTCGGCATGTTCGAGGACGACGAGCTCTGCATGAGCCTGCGGCGGCGACGGCTCCGCGTGCTGCTGGCCCCTTCGGCCTTCGTGCATCACCACGGCTCGGCCACCTTCGGGCGCATGCCCGACGCGACGCGGATCGCGCGCTTCCTCATCAACCGCCGCCGCTTCGAGCGCCGCTGGGGCGTGCGCTGGCGAGCGCCGACCGTATGA